AAGGATATCCTTGAGACCCACTTGATGATGCTTGATGACCCCGAGTATATCGGGCAGATTGAGGCATATATCACGACCAACTTGGTGTGCAGCCAATGGGCCATCGATTCTGTAACGAATGAGATGGTACGTCTGCTCGAGCAATCCACCGATGAGCTGTTGCGTGAACGAGCTCTCGATTTCAAGGATATCTCACTCCACCTGATTGCTGCAGTCAAGGGAGATGGACAGCGGCCGTTGGAAGCGCTTGATGAAGATGTGGTTCTGGTTGCTGATTACCTCATGCCTTCTGAGTTGTTCAGTATGGACAAGACCCATATCCTTGGGATTAGCCTTGATGGGGGAGGCAGGGCAAGCCATGTGGCAATCCTTGTACGTGCCTTCAATATTCCTACGGTTCTTGCCACTGGCACCGCTTCCAGAAATGTGAAGGATGGTGATGAGATTATCTTGGATGGATCGTATGGGGAAGTCTATGTCCGTCCTGACTTGAATGTCGCACAGATGCTTGATGAGCGTTTTGCGCTCTGGCAGGAACATGAAGGTGAACTGAAGAAGATGGTTGACCTTCCCACCGAGATGACCGATGGGCATACCATGTTGCTGAAGGCAAACATCCAGACCAGTATTGAGGTCGATGCTGTCAAGGAGAGTGGTGCTAGTGGGGTTGGATTGTTCCGCTCAGAATTCCTTTTCATGGAGTCCTTGGAACTTCCTTCAGAACAACGGCAGTTCGAGGCATACAGGCATGTCCTGGAAGCCGTTTCTCCTAAACCGGTTACAATCCGTACCATTGATATCGGTGGTGACAAGATTGTGAAAGGTCTCGGAATTGATGAAAAAAATCCCGTGCTTGGGTGGAGGGCTGTACGATTCTGCCTCTCCCGAAAGGATATTTTTACCGTACAGCTGAGAGCATTGCTCCGCGCCAGCGTATATGGTAAGTTGCAGATCATGTTTCCAATGATCAGCGGGGTCGAGGAGCTGAATGCGGTATTGCATCTCCTTGAACATGTCAAAGAGGATTGCCGGAATGAGCAGATCCCCTTCGATCCTGACATAAAAATTGGAACCATGATCGAGGTACCGTCTGCAGCCTTGTGTGCAGACATCTTGGCAAAGAAGGTCGACTTCTTCTCAATCGGAACCAATGACCTGATCCAGTATACCATTGCTGTCGATCGGGGCAATGAGAAGATTGCCTACCTGTATCAGCCATTTCACCCCGGGGTGCTGCGATCGATCCACATGATCGTAGAGAAAGCCCACCAGAACAATATACCGGTAAGCCTCTGCGGGGAGATGGCTTCCGATCCTCTCTGTTCCGTGCTGTTGGCCGGTATGGGGTTGGATGAATTGAGCATGGGGTCCCAAAGCCTCCTGCAGGTGCGAAAAATCTTGCGCTCGGTCTCTTCTGAAGATGCGAGGGCACTGGCACAGCAGGTCTTGGAAATGGACTCATATCTCACGATAAATACGTTTATAAGGGAGTGGATGCATGACCGATTCGATCATTTCACCACCATCTGACACACAAGATTCACCGGCAAAGATTCCGGTTATCTCTATTGTAGGCCGCCCCAATGTGGGTAAGTCCACATTGTTCAATCGCTTGATCGGCAAAAGGCGAGCAATTACCGATCCGACCCCAGGGGTTACCCGTGACTTGATTCCTGAGCGCTGGTACCTTGGGAACCATCCTGTAACACTTGTTGATAGTGGTGGGGTTAAGGTAGAGCGAGAAGGATTTGATGACCTGGTCGCCAATAAGAGTTTAGGCCTTCTCTCGCAAAGTGATGCCATCATTTTTATGATGGAGTGTACTGCTGTTACGGCAGAGGACGAAGAATTACTGAAAGCACTGCGTCCATATAGTGAGAAGGTCCTGCTTGTGGTAAACAAGGTTGACGACCCCAAGCGTGATGACCTGGTCTGGGAGTACTACCAGTATGGATTCCAACGTGTGGTAGGTATATCTGCCGCTCACGGTTTGGGCATTGAAGATCTGGAAGATACCTTGCTTGGCATGCTGGAAATGGTAAGCCTTGATGAGGCCCCTGAAGAAGCAGAGCGCGTGAAGCTGGCCATTATGGGCAAGCCCAATACTGGCAAGTCCACCCTTACCAACCTCTTGGTAGGTTCAGATGTTTCAATTGTCAGTGATATTGCGGGTACTACCCGTGATGTTGTCATGGGAACTTTCTCATACAAGGGTAGTGACTTTACCGTACTTGATACTGCTGGTATCAGGCGTAAGAGCAAGGTTGAGGAAGATGTGGAATACTACTCCGTCAACCGTGCCATCAAGACCATCGATGAGGCTGATGTAGTGTTGTTGATGGTGGATGCTATCGAGGGGCTCTCAGACCAGGATAAAAAGATTGCCAACCTTATTGTACGTAGGGGCAAGGGAATTATCTTGGTATTGAATAAGATTGACTTGCTCACTGGAATCGGGAACGAGTTGCAGGCTATCAAGGACAGGATCAGGTTCCTGTTCCCCATCCTCGGCTTTGCTCCCATCACGTCAATCAGCGCTCTCAAAGGGCAGGATATTGGCAAGCTACTCGATACAGTATGGGGGGTATGGAAACAGCTCAACAAGCGTGTTGACACTTCTCAGCTGAACGAAGCGATCAAGGAGTGGGGAGAGGCCTATCAGCCTCCACGAGGAAGCATGGGGCATTACAAAGTCTATTACGGTACCCAGTTCAGTGCCAACCCAGTGAAGTTCCTTATGTTCGTCAACCGAATCAAGGACTTCCCACAGATCTATGTCCAGTACTTGAAGAATTGTATTCGCCGAGATCTGGGATTCACCCAGATTCCTATTGAAGTAGATCTCCGTGAACGTAAGCGAAATCCCTCCTTGCATGAAAGAGGACCCAAAAAGCCAGTATTGGAAGGTCCAAAGACCGAGGTGAAGCGTAATGTTGGTGGAAGAGCATTTGCCAAACCAAAAGGGACCAAGCCAGGCAACGTTGCTTCAGTTGACAAGTCACGTAAACGAATTGAAAAACAGGCAAAGCGTACCACCGGCAAGAAACGAGGTTGAGGATGGGGTATCTGCAAGAGAAAGGTATCAGGGTTCTCGCGCTCGATATTGATGGTACGCTCTATCCGAAGAGGATGCTCAATGTAAGAATGGTTCGTTCCCTGTTTCCTTCCCTTACTCTTGCCAAGGCTTTCAACTGGGCAAGAAAGGAGTACCGTAGGGTGCAGGACCTGCACCCTACCTCTCCTGAAAATCGAGCAGGTCTCATACATCGACAGGCTCAGCTTGTTGCTTCGCAATTGAGGGGAAATCGAACAACTGATCAGGTTAAGGCCGCTGTTGATAAACAGTTCTATCAGGCTTGGGAGCGTTCTTTTTTGAGTATCAAAGCGTATCCGACTATGGTTGAGACACTTGAGCAAGTACATTCACAAGGTGTGAAGATTGCGTTTTTCAGTGATTTTCCCTTGGCTGGTAAGTTGCAGACCCTGGGTATTGATGATTTGGTAGACTATGCCTACAGTACTGAGGAAAGCGGTTATTTGAAACCAAGTGCAAAAGCCTTTTCCTTCTTGCTTGATCGCTTGCAGGAGGATCCCAGCAAAGTGCTCTATATGGGCGACAGTTACACCAAGGATTGCCGTGGTGCAAAACAGGCAGGGATGCATTCCTGCCTGATAACCAAGGATACCCACAAGAGTTTCCCTGAAGCTGACTTGGTGGTAAGCTCTTGGAAGGAGTTTGCTTCTCTGGTACTCTGAGGATGTTCTGGTAGGAGGTTTTTCGATGGGACTCGAGCTTTTGCTTCCGGTAATCCTGTTTATCATCACGCTCATTATCATCTACATGCTTCGTGTAGAAGATAAGCGTGACCGCCGTCTGGATCTCATGAAACAGAAAGTAGGGCAGTTTTCCCGGGAATTGGAAGCCTCCCGTAATCAGTTTAAAGATACCTCTCAGCAAGTGGAGGAGCGGATCAATCACCGAATTGATGCTGCCAACCAGATGCTTCTGAGGATAGAGACCCAGATGACGGACCTTGAGGCGAGGAGTGACGATCTCGCCAAACTACAGGGCGTGCTCAATACCTACCGAGATTCTCTTACCAAGCTAGGAACTACCACAGCACAAGTAGAAGCCCGTATCGAGCACACAAAACAAGAAATTCAACGTATAGAAGCAGTAGATGCAACGATCAGCCATTTTGATGAACGTATAGAGGCTTTTAAGCAAATGCTTCAGGAGACAGTTGAAGAGGGTAGTAACTCAATCAGCCAACAACAGCTAAAGGTAAAGCAGCTTCTTGATTCATCCTATGCAAAGCTACAGGAGTATGAAGCTGAGGTCCAGGAAGTGGAGCGGCAGAACCAGAGTCGTGTGGCGAGCCATGCAGAGACTCTGAAAAGCAATGAGGCCGACTCTCTTTCAATCCTGACTTCTCAGTTGGCGAAAATCAGACAAATCGGTGACGATGCAGAGCAGATAATTACCAACAGCAGACGTGAATTGGAAGCGGTGAGGGAACAGGCTTTCCAGGATGTGAATGAACAGAAGAGCCAATACGAGTCCATCAAGACAGAAAGCCAGAAATACTTCAGGACAGAGAAAGAGAACCTCCTCTCCTTGATTGAGGATGTAAAGAGTCGTATTACTGAAACCCTCTCCCAATTCAGCCAGCAATGTGACCATGATATGGAAGCTGTGTTCGCCCATACCATAACCAAGACAGACCAAGCGTTCCAGACCATGATTCATACGGTTTCTTCGTATCTGGAGGAGTTGCAACAGCGAATGGAACAAGCTCAATTGATGAGCCAAAAACTGGAACAGCAAGAGTACGATAGTTTGCATGTGTACAGTGATGAAATCCAGCAACTTTGTGAACAACATGACAAAGCAACTGAGAATTTGCGCAAGAATGGGCGTAAACAAGAGGAGCTCCAGCAGATTATTCTTCATCTCAGGAAAGAGGCTACTGCACTGCAGGAAGAGTTGACTGCGATGAAGAAGAACCATGAAGCATTAGCCTCTGAAAATGCAGAAGAGCACAAAGCAAAAGAGCTTTTGGCAGCTTCTTTTGCAGCACTTACCTTACAACTCACTGAGAAGCAAGAATCCTTGCACAACGTCGAGCAAGTATTGCAGACTAAACAGGAAGAACTTGCTTCTCTGGAGCAAGAACAAACAGTTCCAGATGATCAGATTCCAGATGAAGAAACTGAGACAGAGGATGATTCTGAAGTGGAGGATGAATCTGAAGTGGAGGATGAATCTGAAGTGGAGGATGAATCTGAAGTGGATGATGAATCTGAAGTGGATGATGAATCTGAAGTGGATGATGAATCTGAAGTGGATGATGAATCTGAAGTGGATGATGAATCTGAAGTGGATGATGAATCTGAAGTAGAGGATGAATCTGAAGTGGATGATGAATCTGAAGTAGAGGATGAATCTGAAGTGGAGGATGACCATTCGCCTTGGGTTGAATACGTCCCTGAGGGAGATGAGGAAGAAATCTCTTTGGATGACGAAGACGATAAAACTACTTGACGCTTGCACATCGGTGTGAGTATGTTATCGGCAAGCCCAGGGGTGGGCTACTCTTTACGCTATACACTATTAAAAGCTACGGCCTGGCATATGCAAGTAATTGCATGTTGGGCTTGTGAATAGACATGTGCCTGCATCTTTCGCTGGCATATGGGAAATTGAGGAATAGAATGGAAAAGAAACAGAAAGAAAGCAAGTCCGAGAGTGCACAGCCTGCTGTTGATTCAGAAGTGAAAGAGGCACTTCACACACAAGAGAGTGAAAATCAGCCTACACAAGAACAAGAAGTGCAGGAAATGTCTGAAGTGGAACAGAAGGAGTTGGAAATCGTGCGATTGAAGGAACAGCTTGCTGCTGCACAGGAAGAAGCCGCCTCTTTGAAGGAGCAAATGCTTCGTGACCGTGCTGATCTTGAGAATTATAGGAAACGTCTTCTCCGGGATAAGGAAGAGACTGTGAAGTTTGCGAATGAAAACCTGATCAAGGATCTTCTTCAACCGCTGGATGACCTTGGCCGAGCCCTTCAGGCAGCAGAGGCTACAAAGGACTATGAAAAAGTGCATGATGGTGTGGTCATGGTTAATAGTCAACTTTATTCCACCCTGGAAAAAAACTGGGGCTTGCAGAGAATTGAATCTGTAGGGAAAGAGTTCGACCCACTTGAGCATGAAGCCTATCAAATGGTTGTTGATGATTCACTGGAACACGAAGTAGTGCTGGAAGAGTACGTCGTCGGATATAAATTACATGGCCGGGTACTTAGGCCTGCAAAGGTAAAAGTTGGCAAGCCAAACGTTTGACGATTGGATGTGGTATGAGTACCTTTGGTTCACGGGTAAGAAACCCGTATTGAATATTTGATAGTTAATTTGGAGAGGAGAAATATAACATGGGAAGAATTATTGGAATTGACTTGGGGACTACCAATAGCTGCGTAGCAGTAATGGAAGGAAATGACCCCGTGGTCATCGCGAACAGCGAAGGTCAGCGGACAACCCCTAGTGTTGTTGGATTTACTGCCAAGGGAGACCGCCTGGTTGGGCAGCCTGCCAAGAACCAGATTGTTACCAATGCTGAGAATACCGTGTATTCCATCAAGCGCTTCATGGGTAGAAAGTACCGTGAAGTTCCTTCTGAACTACAGAAGGTCTCCTATAAGGTAACCGCTGGAAGTAGCGATGAAATAAAAGTTGAAATTCGCGGAGAGTCTTTCTCTCCCCAGGAAATTTCTGCAGCAGTATTGCAGAAAATGAAGAAGACAGCTGAGGACTATCTTGGTGAACCGGTTACTGAAGCCGTTATCACCGTCCCTGCATACTTCAACGATGCACAGAGACAGGCTACCAAAGATGCCGGTAAGATTGCTGGGCTTGATGTGAAGCGCATCGTAAATGAGCCCACTGCAGCTGCGTTGGCTTATGGCTTGGGCAAGGATGCTAATCGCGAGGAGAAAATTGCCGTCTACGACCTTGGTGGTGGTACATTTGATATCTCCATTCTTGAACTTGGAGATGGTGTATTTGAAGTAAAATCCACGAATGGTGATACCCACCTTGGTGGTGATGACTTTGACCAGCGAATCATTGACTGGATTGTCGGTGAGTTCAAGAAAACCAATGGGATTGACCTGGCAGCTGACAAGATGGCTTTGCAGAGACTGAGAGAGTCAGCTGAGAAAGCAAAGATTGAGCTTTCCAACTCAACCAGCACTGATATCAACTTGCCGTTCATCACCGCTGACAGCAGTGGTCCAAAACACCTGCAGATGACATTGACCCGTTCAAAGTTTGAGCAGTTGGTTGCCGACTTGATTGAACGTTCAAAGCTTCCCGCCCAGAATGCACTTCGTGATGCAGGCTTGACCGCTGCTGATATTGATGAAGTCATCCTGGTTGGTGGATCCACAAGAATTCCTGCAGTACAGGCTATGGTTCGTGAGCTGTTCAAGAAGGAGCCCCACAAGGGGGTAAACCCAGATGAAGTAGTTGCCATGGGCGCTGCCATTCAGGGTGGTATTCTTGGTGGTTCTGTGAAGGATGTGCTTTTGTTGGATGTTACCCCGCTTTCCTTGGGTATTGAAACCCTTGGTAGTGTTTGCACTCGTCTGATCGAGCGGAATACGACTATCCCAACCCGGAAGAGCCAGATCTTCAGTACTGCTGCTGATGGACAGACTGCTGTAAGCATTCATGTTCTTCAGGGTGAGCGCGAGATGGCCAGCCAGAACAGGACACTCGGAAAGTTTGACTTGGTTGGTATTCCTGCAGCCCCTCGTGGTGTGCCGCAGATTGAGGTTACCTTCGACATCGATGCCAACGGTATTGTCCATGTATCTGCAAAGGATCTGGGTACCGGCAAGGAACAGAAGATTCGTATCGAATCCTCCAGTGGCCTCAGCGAAGATGAAATCGACAAGATGGTCAAGGAAGCAGAAGCCCACGCTGAAGAGGACAAGAGAGAACGTGCTCGTATCGATGCCCGCAATGAAGCTGACAGCCTGATCTACTCCACCGAGAAGTCCCTTAAGGATTATGGTGATAAGATCAGCAGTGAGGATAAGGCTACCATCGAAAGTGCTGTTGCAGACCTTAAGGGTGTCATGGACAACCAGAGTGCAACTGCAGAAGAGATCAAGGCCAAAGTTGAAGCCTTGCAGCAAGCTTCCTATAAGCTGGCTGAAGAAGTCTATAAGCAGAGTGCAGCCTCTGGCGCTGAGGGCGCTGAAGGCCAAGCACAGGATACTGCCTCCCAGGAATCAACCGGGGAGACCAAAAAGCCCAAGGACGGCGTTGAAGATGCCGACTTTGAGGTCGTAGACTAAGGAGTCGATTACAAGGTACTATATTTAAACGGCTTACCATCATGTCGGCTTCGGCCGACATGATGTTTCTAAAGCCAATCTGTTCTAAGGAAGTCGCACCGTGGCGAAACGTGATTATTATGAAGTGCTTGGAGTTGGAAAGACTGCAACACTAGACGAAATTAAAAAGGCATATCGCAAACTGGCAATTGCCAACCACCCAGACCGCAATCCAGGGGACAAGGAAGCCGAGGATCGCTTCAAGGAAGCAACCGAGGCATATGATGTTCTAGGTGATGAAAAGAAACGCAAAATGTACGATCAATACGGTTTTGCGGGAGTTGATGGCGCCAATGGTGGTGGTCATGACTACTCCAATGTGTACCGTGATTTCAGCGACATTTTTGGCGGTGGATTTGGCGGCGGTGGTTTTGAGGATATTTTCAGCTCCTTCTTCGGTGGAGGTGGTGGAAGATCTCAAGGCCGGGGAGGCCAGAGAGGCCCTGAAGCAGGATCTTCACTTCGGTATGACGTGGATATCGATTTTAAGGATGCCGTTTTTGGCACGAAAATCGAAGTTGCGTACTCCCATCAGGTAGCATGTGATGTCTGTCATGGAAGTGGAAGTGAAGGCGGATCTGGAACCAAGGTTTGTCCGACCTGTAATGGTTCAGGACAGGTCAGGCGAAACAGTGGATTCTTTGCAATCGCCAGTGCCTGCCCAACCTGTGGCGGTAGTGGTCATGTCATTGAAAATCCCTGCTCATCCTGCCATGGCACTGGTTTGAAGAGAAAGCAACAGAAGGTGAAAGTCTCCATTCCTGCTGGAGTGGATACCGGTAGTAGGGTAGTACTCAGGGGAATGGGAGATGCAGGTCCTAATGGAGGCCCAGCCGGGGACTTGTATGTATACATCAATGTCAAACCCCATAAATACTTTGTCCGTCAGGACTATGATCTATTCTGCCAGATACCCATCTCTATAACGCAGGCATCTTTGGGCGGAGAGATAAAAGTTCCTACCATTGATGGTAATTCCATCAAGGTGAACATTCCTTCTGGTATCCAGAGTGGTAAAATGCTGCGAGTAAAAGGTCGGGGAGTTACCAAACTCAATACAACTGACCGGGGTGACATGTACATCAAGTTACAGGTCCAGATTCCCAAGCGATTGGGAATGAAGGCGAAGAAGTTGATGCAGGAATTAAGTGCTGCATTGGGTGAGGATGAGTCCCCCAATCCAGTTCCTTTCGAAGCGTAATGAATTGGGCTGCCATGGTTGGTAGCCCTTTCATCGCGTAATGCATAGGAGCATTGTATGGGTGAGAAAATAATTGGCTTTCATGCCATAGAAGAAGGTCTGAAAAAGGCTTCCTCAGGGTCGGTGCTCTACATCGCCAGAGGAATGGGTGGTCATACCCAAGATTTGGAACGACAAGCTCGACTGAGCTCGAAAGTTGTGGTCAAGAAGATTGCAAAGGTTGAAATGGACCGAATGGTCAGTCAGGCTGACCATCGGGGTGTTGTACTGGATCTTGTGAGTTCTGCACAGGAGTTGGGTGGCAAGGTCCAGAATCTTTCAGTAAAGGATTTTTGCAAGAATCTTAAGGATGATGACAGTGCACTGGTCCTGGTGCTTGATGAGATTACCGATCCTCAGAACCTAGGAGCCATCCTTCGCTCAGCAGATCAGTTCTCTGTATCCCTGGTTGTAATTCCTGATAGACGGAGTGCCCATGCGAACAGCACGGTCATTAAAGTCTCCTCTGGGGCGGCACACTATGTACCCATGACGCAGGTGACAAACATCAACCGTGAAATTGAGTACCTGAAGAGTCAAGGGTTCTGGGTATATGGTGCGGCTATGGATGGGCAGGCAGTATACAAGACTACATTTCCCAATAGAACCGTATTGGTAATGGGGAATGAAGGAAAGGGGATCGGGCAGCTTACCCAGCGGCTCTGCGACCATATGGTCACCATTCCTATGACCGGTCACATCGATTCCTTGAACGTTTCCGTTGCAACAGGAATACTCCTTTATGAAGTGAGAAGACAACAGGCAACGAAATAGGAACAGATAGCATTAATATTTGTGATTAGGGGTGCCATTGTGGCACCTCTTTTGGTATACTTTGACTCGTTTGCATAATACAAATTAAACTGGAGCGTATAGAATGCGTATAACTCGAGTATTGGTGTGTTGTCTTGTAATGTGTCTCCTATCTACCTCGATATTTGGGGCAGTAAATCAGCAAAAGATCTATAGCTTGGACAGTGATGTGTATGATGCTCTACAGGCGCTCTATATCCACCAAGGGTTATCCCTTCCCTCAACCACTGGTCCTTATAGCCAAGCTGAGCTTTCCCTGATGGTCGAGAAAATCAAGGCATCAGCGTTGCAAGGCTCGATGAAACAAACCTATGAGTACGTCCAGGGAGTCCTCGGCATTGAACCAAAGACCCAAGGGAAGGGTATTGGCCTGAGTTGGGGCTTTGACGCAACCTTGGAAACCTATACCCACTCCGATACCACAGACTTCACAGGAAGGGAATCGTGGAACTATGATTCAATCCTTCACAAACCATTTCTCACGGTAAGTCTGGAAACATGGCCTGCAGAATCCTTCTATGGATATTCTGAGTTGAGTGTAGGGAATACCTTTACATTGAAAAACGGATTTGGTGCTACTACATTTGCTACAAACGTACCCATGGTTCCTCCTTCTCTTATGCCTGACCTAGACTTCAACATGCCTTATAGGGCCTTCGTTGCAGCAGGAGGGGATCATTGGAGTCTCCAGGTAGGTCGAGACAGACTGAGTTGGGGAGCAGGACATACAGGTAACCTCATGGTTAGTGATTCCTTCAAGTACCATAACATGGCACGTGTGACCACCTTCAGTGACAAAT
The sequence above is drawn from the uncultured Sphaerochaeta sp. genome and encodes:
- the ptsP gene encoding phosphoenolpyruvate--protein phosphotransferase, with protein sequence MRIFKGIAASEGLAKGKALVHRNAASAAEKRHILADGVTAELDKFKEAVHAARAHLQEHNTSKISKESKDILETHLMMLDDPEYIGQIEAYITTNLVCSQWAIDSVTNEMVRLLEQSTDELLRERALDFKDISLHLIAAVKGDGQRPLEALDEDVVLVADYLMPSELFSMDKTHILGISLDGGGRASHVAILVRAFNIPTVLATGTASRNVKDGDEIILDGSYGEVYVRPDLNVAQMLDERFALWQEHEGELKKMVDLPTEMTDGHTMLLKANIQTSIEVDAVKESGASGVGLFRSEFLFMESLELPSEQRQFEAYRHVLEAVSPKPVTIRTIDIGGDKIVKGLGIDEKNPVLGWRAVRFCLSRKDIFTVQLRALLRASVYGKLQIMFPMISGVEELNAVLHLLEHVKEDCRNEQIPFDPDIKIGTMIEVPSAALCADILAKKVDFFSIGTNDLIQYTIAVDRGNEKIAYLYQPFHPGVLRSIHMIVEKAHQNNIPVSLCGEMASDPLCSVLLAGMGLDELSMGSQSLLQVRKILRSVSSEDARALAQQVLEMDSYLTINTFIREWMHDRFDHFTTI
- the der gene encoding ribosome biogenesis GTPase Der, producing MTDSIISPPSDTQDSPAKIPVISIVGRPNVGKSTLFNRLIGKRRAITDPTPGVTRDLIPERWYLGNHPVTLVDSGGVKVEREGFDDLVANKSLGLLSQSDAIIFMMECTAVTAEDEELLKALRPYSEKVLLVVNKVDDPKRDDLVWEYYQYGFQRVVGISAAHGLGIEDLEDTLLGMLEMVSLDEAPEEAERVKLAIMGKPNTGKSTLTNLLVGSDVSIVSDIAGTTRDVVMGTFSYKGSDFTVLDTAGIRRKSKVEEDVEYYSVNRAIKTIDEADVVLLMVDAIEGLSDQDKKIANLIVRRGKGIILVLNKIDLLTGIGNELQAIKDRIRFLFPILGFAPITSISALKGQDIGKLLDTVWGVWKQLNKRVDTSQLNEAIKEWGEAYQPPRGSMGHYKVYYGTQFSANPVKFLMFVNRIKDFPQIYVQYLKNCIRRDLGFTQIPIEVDLRERKRNPSLHERGPKKPVLEGPKTEVKRNVGGRAFAKPKGTKPGNVASVDKSRKRIEKQAKRTTGKKRG
- a CDS encoding HAD family hydrolase; protein product: MGYLQEKGIRVLALDIDGTLYPKRMLNVRMVRSLFPSLTLAKAFNWARKEYRRVQDLHPTSPENRAGLIHRQAQLVASQLRGNRTTDQVKAAVDKQFYQAWERSFLSIKAYPTMVETLEQVHSQGVKIAFFSDFPLAGKLQTLGIDDLVDYAYSTEESGYLKPSAKAFSFLLDRLQEDPSKVLYMGDSYTKDCRGAKQAGMHSCLITKDTHKSFPEADLVVSSWKEFASLVL
- a CDS encoding nucleotide exchange factor GrpE, producing the protein MEKKQKESKSESAQPAVDSEVKEALHTQESENQPTQEQEVQEMSEVEQKELEIVRLKEQLAAAQEEAASLKEQMLRDRADLENYRKRLLRDKEETVKFANENLIKDLLQPLDDLGRALQAAEATKDYEKVHDGVVMVNSQLYSTLEKNWGLQRIESVGKEFDPLEHEAYQMVVDDSLEHEVVLEEYVVGYKLHGRVLRPAKVKVGKPNV
- the dnaK gene encoding molecular chaperone DnaK; this encodes MGRIIGIDLGTTNSCVAVMEGNDPVVIANSEGQRTTPSVVGFTAKGDRLVGQPAKNQIVTNAENTVYSIKRFMGRKYREVPSELQKVSYKVTAGSSDEIKVEIRGESFSPQEISAAVLQKMKKTAEDYLGEPVTEAVITVPAYFNDAQRQATKDAGKIAGLDVKRIVNEPTAAALAYGLGKDANREEKIAVYDLGGGTFDISILELGDGVFEVKSTNGDTHLGGDDFDQRIIDWIVGEFKKTNGIDLAADKMALQRLRESAEKAKIELSNSTSTDINLPFITADSSGPKHLQMTLTRSKFEQLVADLIERSKLPAQNALRDAGLTAADIDEVILVGGSTRIPAVQAMVRELFKKEPHKGVNPDEVVAMGAAIQGGILGGSVKDVLLLDVTPLSLGIETLGSVCTRLIERNTTIPTRKSQIFSTAADGQTAVSIHVLQGEREMASQNRTLGKFDLVGIPAAPRGVPQIEVTFDIDANGIVHVSAKDLGTGKEQKIRIESSSGLSEDEIDKMVKEAEAHAEEDKRERARIDARNEADSLIYSTEKSLKDYGDKISSEDKATIESAVADLKGVMDNQSATAEEIKAKVEALQQASYKLAEEVYKQSAASGAEGAEGQAQDTASQESTGETKKPKDGVEDADFEVVD
- the dnaJ gene encoding molecular chaperone DnaJ, translated to MAKRDYYEVLGVGKTATLDEIKKAYRKLAIANHPDRNPGDKEAEDRFKEATEAYDVLGDEKKRKMYDQYGFAGVDGANGGGHDYSNVYRDFSDIFGGGFGGGGFEDIFSSFFGGGGGRSQGRGGQRGPEAGSSLRYDVDIDFKDAVFGTKIEVAYSHQVACDVCHGSGSEGGSGTKVCPTCNGSGQVRRNSGFFAIASACPTCGGSGHVIENPCSSCHGTGLKRKQQKVKVSIPAGVDTGSRVVLRGMGDAGPNGGPAGDLYVYINVKPHKYFVRQDYDLFCQIPISITQASLGGEIKVPTIDGNSIKVNIPSGIQSGKMLRVKGRGVTKLNTTDRGDMYIKLQVQIPKRLGMKAKKLMQELSAALGEDESPNPVPFEA
- the rlmB gene encoding 23S rRNA (guanosine(2251)-2'-O)-methyltransferase RlmB, which translates into the protein MGEKIIGFHAIEEGLKKASSGSVLYIARGMGGHTQDLERQARLSSKVVVKKIAKVEMDRMVSQADHRGVVLDLVSSAQELGGKVQNLSVKDFCKNLKDDDSALVLVLDEITDPQNLGAILRSADQFSVSLVVIPDRRSAHANSTVIKVSSGAAHYVPMTQVTNINREIEYLKSQGFWVYGAAMDGQAVYKTTFPNRTVLVMGNEGKGIGQLTQRLCDHMVTIPMTGHIDSLNVSVATGILLYEVRRQQATK